Proteins from a single region of Carassius carassius chromosome 37, fCarCar2.1, whole genome shotgun sequence:
- the LOC132118519 gene encoding zinc finger protein 454-like yields MATLHKGERPFDCELCHMPHLQPAYGSPPISHRFQCNQCDAKCKTNSDLERHSRVHADEKPYKCELRVPLCHEDQFKIPRAAETQHLRLLPLLKM; encoded by the exons ATGGCAACGTTACATAAAG GTGAGAGGCCTTTCGACTGTGAACTCTGCCATATGCCCCATCTCCAGCCAGCTTATGGTTCACCTCCGATCTCACACAG GTTCCAGTGCAATCAATGCGATGCCAAATGTAAGACCAACTCTGACCTGGAGCGCCACAGTCGGGTTCACGCCGACGAGAAGCCTTATAAGTGTGAACTGAGAGTACCGCTGTGCCATGAAGACCAATTTAAAATCCCACGTGCAGCTGAAACACAGCATCTTCGACTCCTTCCACTGCTCAAAATGTGA